One Eurosta solidaginis isolate ZX-2024a chromosome 5, ASM4086904v1, whole genome shotgun sequence DNA segment encodes these proteins:
- the LOC137233545 gene encoding uncharacterized protein, giving the protein MWGGRKRKAGGDEQERVRGRDRELDPAIECPVKSVLQIGRKSSSLTVRGNVDGKEHVLTVDTGASHSLIRSDLVYRRVKSLPGARLRTVTGEYSQVQGEVICEVLIGKVMVLHKFVVAEIVDEVILGVDFLVDHDIMIDMRRKIMRYKNQDIPLNFSLEKGFSINRVLVEKTRQRPRNSKVKVDGTNGPNKSKPKVPVRETLTLKSPNGRTKTKERISLKECQGGFKPRHTTVVKRRNDTDYAKQIRPAQALRSSSLAKQQSVKERPRVMSSKMKHWHDKNFNSEGFLAGDLVLLNNPHRRKGVPAKFRRSWEGPYKVVKKISDTIYRIQSIEKPRSGRVVHLEMQATFRSGDLSDRDDQT; this is encoded by the coding sequence caagagcgagtaagaggtagagatcgagagctagatccagctattgaatgccctgtgaaatctgtgttgcaaattggtagaaaatcgagcagtcttaccgtcagagggaatgtggatggcaaagaacatgtactgactgtagatacgggcgcatctcattccttgattcgatctgatttggtctacaggagagtaaagtcattacctggagcaaggttgcgtacggtcacaggcgagtatagccaagtccagggagaagtgatatgtgaagtcctaattgggaaggtcatggttttacacaaattcgttgtggcggagatcgttgatgaagtcatattgggagtggacttcttggttgaccatgacatcatgatcgatatgcggagaaaaattatgcgctataagaaccaggacataccacttaactttagtttggaaaaagggttcagcattaatcgggtactggtggagaagactcgacaaaggccacgaaattcaaaggtaaaggttgatggaacaaatgggccaaacaaatcaaaaccgaaggtacctgtgagagaaacactgacattgaaaagccctaatggacgtactaaaacgaaggaaaggatttcgcTGAAAGAATGccagggtggtttcaagccaaggcacactactgttgtgaagcgtcggaacgatactgattatgcaaagcaaatccgtccagcgcaagctctacggagtagttcattggccaaacaacagagtgtgaaggaacggcccagggtaatgagtagtaagatgaaacactggcatgacaagaactttaattcggaaggtttcttggcgggagatttggtactgttaaacaaccctcaccggcggaaaggtgttccagccaaatttcggcgcagttgggaaggcccgtacaaggttgtgaagaagatcagtgatactatctaccgcatacaaagcattgagaaaccacggagtggaagagtggtacatttggagatgcaagcgacgtttagatcgggagatttgtctgatcgggacgatcagacttag